A genomic region of Campylobacter corcagiensis contains the following coding sequences:
- the folK gene encoding 2-amino-4-hydroxy-6-hydroxymethyldihydropteridine diphosphokinase yields the protein MKFYRFEDALSIKKSRFYPYKASKRVGFKHEFYLGVGGNLGDTRLIFDRFFKKFRSDKRFHIVKSSPLLLNKAFGFKDQPDFLNAVILAQTSLSPKATLKVTAHFERIFKRKRSFKNAPRTLDLDILWHSAKTLPRDKRLILPHPGVMSRVSVIVPFGLM from the coding sequence GTGAAATTTTATAGATTTGAGGATGCTTTATCTATAAAAAAGAGCAGGTTTTATCCATATAAAGCCAGCAAAAGAGTAGGCTTTAAGCATGAGTTTTATCTAGGTGTTGGGGGAAATTTAGGCGATACAAGGCTGATATTTGATAGGTTTTTTAAAAAATTTAGAAGTGATAAAAGATTTCATATCGTAAAATCATCGCCGCTTCTTTTAAATAAAGCTTTTGGCTTTAAAGACCAGCCTGATTTTTTAAACGCTGTGATTTTGGCTCAAACATCGCTTAGTCCTAAAGCAACGCTTAAAGTTACTGCGCATTTTGAGAGAATTTTTAAACGCAAAAGAAGTTTTAAAAATGCTCCAAGAACGCTTGATTTAGATATTTTGTGGCATAGTGCTAAAACCCTGCCAAGAGATAAAAGACTTATTTTGCCTCATCCTGGCGTGATGAGTAGAGTTAGTGTGATAGTGCCATTTGGGCTTATGTAA
- a CDS encoding AAA family ATPase: MRVVSVVSGKGGVGKSIIAINLAEILSQNGYKVLLVDADLGLGNLDILLNLKPKFTLFDFFKGGVSLNEVVADIKPNLSLLPGFSGEEILEFYSNEMMARLSFELRTLKSFDFVIIDTMSSLHKPTKDIINLSDKTIILATPEPTSIIDTYAMMKVVLKFKNEILLSINLSQNSNIAENLEKILRDNIKSEFSFKLLGEIRKDSAFINCSRLRAFVSDEYPYSLGLYDVRVIASNLLLNFGLEPLEIENLNGINGLIRRVLNLI, from the coding sequence GTGAGAGTTGTTTCAGTAGTTAGCGGTAAAGGTGGCGTTGGAAAAAGCATAATAGCCATAAATTTAGCTGAGATTTTATCACAAAATGGCTATAAAGTTTTGCTTGTAGATGCTGATTTGGGGCTTGGAAATTTAGATATTTTGCTGAATTTAAAGCCTAAATTTACTCTTTTTGACTTTTTTAAAGGCGGGGTGAGTTTAAATGAAGTTGTAGCAGATATTAAGCCAAATTTAAGCCTTTTGCCTGGTTTTAGCGGAGAGGAAATTTTAGAGTTTTATAGTAATGAAATGATGGCTAGGCTTAGCTTTGAGCTTAGAACGCTTAAAAGCTTTGATTTTGTCATCATTGATACCATGAGTTCGCTTCATAAGCCAACAAAAGATATTATAAATTTAAGTGATAAAACCATCATATTAGCAACTCCTGAGCCAACTTCTATCATAGATACTTATGCGATGATGAAGGTTGTTTTAAAATTTAAAAACGAGATTTTACTATCTATAAATTTAAGCCAAAACTCAAATATTGCTGAAAATCTAGAAAAAATATTGCGTGATAATATAAAAAGTGAGTTTAGTTTTAAGCTTTTAGGAGAGATTAGAAAAGATAGTGCTTTTATAAATTGCTCAAGGCTAAGAGCTTTTGTAAGTGATGAGTATCCATACTCTTTGGGGCTTTATGATGTTAGAGTGATTGCTTCAAATTTGCTTTTAAATTTTGGATTAGAGCCTTTAGAAATAGAGAATTTAAATGGAATAAACGGACTTATTAGAAGAGTTTTAAATTTAATATAG
- a CDS encoding TIGR00730 family Rossman fold protein, which yields MYESLLSDALITKNLMFPENCVTFFGSARFDDDNFYSKQAYELAKMLANDDFTIITGGGGGIMKAANKGAYDAKKESYAINVVLPNEQKVNEFATYKSEFSNLALRKIALIKNSQNFVIFPGGYGTMDELFEILVLVQNGIKDAHIYLYGVEFWTPLIEFLHSSLVREKAISKVDTAIFSLHDQVKEIYKSIKENR from the coding sequence TTGTACGAGAGTTTACTAAGTGATGCTTTAATAACAAAAAATTTGATGTTTCCAGAAAACTGCGTGACATTTTTTGGTTCTGCTAGGTTTGATGATGATAATTTTTACTCCAAACAAGCATATGAACTCGCTAAAATGTTAGCAAATGATGATTTTACTATCATCACAGGTGGTGGTGGTGGGATAATGAAAGCTGCTAATAAAGGCGCATATGACGCTAAAAAAGAGAGCTATGCTATAAATGTCGTCCTTCCAAATGAGCAAAAGGTTAATGAGTTTGCAACTTATAAAAGTGAGTTTTCAAATTTAGCCCTTAGAAAAATCGCTCTTATTAAAAATTCTCAAAATTTTGTGATTTTTCCTGGTGGATATGGGACTATGGATGAGCTTTTTGAAATTTTAGTGTTGGTGCAAAATGGAATAAAAGATGCTCATATTTATCTATATGGTGTTGAGTTTTGGACGCCGTTAATTGAGTTTTTACATAGTTCTTTAGTAAGAGAAAAAGCAATCTCTAAGGTTGATACAGCTATATTTTCGCTTCACGACCAAGTGAAAGAAATTTATAAAAGTATCAAGGAAAATAGATGA
- the mnmA gene encoding tRNA 2-thiouridine(34) synthase MnmA, producing the protein MKIMVAMSGGVDSSYVAKTLKEAGHEVIGCYMVLHDKAGYHEKNIQNVRSVGEFLGIKTEILDLRDEFKKEVYDPFVEIYKSGKTPNPCAMCNREIKLGKMLEFALNLGCDKLATGHYVRVEDGLLKVSLDESKDQSYFLANIKPESLKYMLFLLGDRLKSDIKAEISKFSEISNIAKQKESSEICFVDKSYIDILNQHINTKIPGNVVDKDGKIIGKHDGYMHYTIGKRRGFTVDGAHDPHFVTSINPEKNEITVGLKYDLKSTKFSTENLNDFINLGSEFEASVKIRYRSPKVGAKAKVLKNENGDKFLEVNLKDSVYGIASGQLAVFYDEQNRVIASGFIN; encoded by the coding sequence ATGAAAATAATGGTTGCGATGAGTGGCGGTGTGGATAGTTCATATGTAGCAAAAACCCTAAAAGAAGCTGGTCATGAAGTAATAGGTTGTTACATGGTACTTCACGATAAGGCTGGATATCACGAAAAAAACATACAAAATGTTAGATCAGTAGGTGAGTTTTTAGGTATAAAAACAGAAATTTTAGATCTAAGAGATGAGTTTAAAAAAGAGGTTTATGACCCTTTTGTTGAAATTTATAAAAGTGGCAAAACTCCAAATCCATGTGCGATGTGTAATCGTGAGATAAAGCTTGGAAAAATGCTTGAATTTGCTCTAAATTTAGGCTGTGATAAGCTTGCTACTGGGCATTATGTAAGAGTAGAAGATGGTCTGCTTAAAGTCTCTCTTGATGAGAGTAAAGACCAGAGTTATTTTTTAGCTAATATAAAGCCAGAGTCCTTAAAATACATGCTATTTTTGCTTGGAGATAGACTAAAAAGCGACATAAAAGCTGAAATTTCAAAATTTAGTGAAATTTCAAATATAGCAAAACAAAAAGAAAGCAGTGAAATTTGCTTTGTTGATAAAAGCTATATTGATATTTTAAATCAACACATTAACACTAAAATTCCAGGAAATGTAGTAGATAAAGATGGAAAAATTATCGGAAAACACGATGGATATATGCACTATACTATTGGCAAAAGACGGGGTTTTACTGTAGATGGTGCTCATGATCCACACTTTGTAACATCTATAAATCCAGAAAAAAACGAAATAACAGTTGGGTTAAAATATGATCTAAAAAGCACAAAATTTAGTACTGAAAATTTAAATGATTTTATAAATTTGGGTAGTGAGTTTGAAGCTAGTGTTAAGATAAGATATAGAAGTCCAAAAGTAGGGGCTAAGGCTAAGGTTTTGAAAAATGAAAATGGCGATAAATTTCTAGAAGTAAATTTAAAAGATAGTGTTTATGGCATTGCTTCAGGACAGCTAGCGGTATTTTATGATGAACAAAATAGAGTAATAGCAAGTGGTTTTATTAACTAA
- a CDS encoding ribose-phosphate pyrophosphokinase, with protein MRGYKIFSGTANVDFSKKISKYLSLPLSEASIKRFSDGEISVQIGESVRGKDVFVIQPTCAPANTNLMELLILTDALKRSSANSITAIVPYFGYARQDRKAAPRVPITAKLVANMMQTAGINRVVTMDLHAGQIQGFFDVPVDNLYGSIVFNDYVKSKNLKSPIVASPDVGGVARARSLAKKLGLDMVIVDKRREEANKSEVMNVIGDVNGKDVILVDDMIDTGGTLIKAAEAFKERGATSVMAFCTHAVLSGKAYENLENGALDELVVTDTIPLNSEKNHDKIKVISVAPLFGEVIRRVYHDESVNSLFS; from the coding sequence ATGCGTGGTTATAAGATCTTTTCAGGTACTGCAAATGTTGATTTTTCTAAAAAAATCTCTAAATATCTCTCTTTGCCATTAAGTGAAGCAAGTATTAAGCGTTTTAGCGATGGTGAAATTTCTGTTCAAATAGGCGAGAGTGTTCGTGGTAAAGATGTTTTTGTTATCCAGCCAACTTGTGCTCCAGCTAATACTAACTTAATGGAACTGCTCATACTAACTGACGCGCTCAAAAGAAGCTCAGCTAATTCTATAACGGCTATTGTTCCTTATTTTGGATATGCAAGGCAAGATAGAAAAGCTGCTCCAAGGGTGCCAATTACTGCAAAACTTGTGGCAAATATGATGCAAACTGCAGGCATAAACCGCGTTGTTACGATGGATCTTCACGCAGGACAAATTCAGGGATTTTTTGATGTGCCTGTGGATAATTTATATGGCTCTATTGTTTTTAATGATTATGTAAAAAGTAAAAATCTCAAAAGCCCAATTGTCGCAAGTCCTGATGTAGGCGGTGTGGCAAGAGCTAGAAGCTTAGCTAAAAAGCTAGGTCTTGATATGGTTATCGTCGATAAAAGAAGAGAAGAGGCAAATAAAAGTGAAGTTATGAATGTCATCGGTGATGTAAATGGTAAAGATGTGATATTAGTTGATGATATGATAGATACTGGTGGAACTCTTATAAAAGCTGCTGAAGCGTTTAAAGAAAGAGGTGCAACGAGCGTGATGGCGTTTTGTACCCATGCGGTTTTAAGTGGTAAAGCGTATGAAAATCTTGAAAATGGTGCATTAGACGAGCTTGTCGTAACTGATACGATACCACTAAATAGCGAAAAAAATCACGATAAAATCAAAGTCATAAGCGTAGCACCGCTTTTTGGCGAAGTTATAAGAAGAGTTTATCACGATGAGAGCGTGAATAGTTTGTTTAGTTAA
- a CDS encoding RecQ family ATP-dependent DNA helicase has translation METIAFVDLEVGVISKRIYKIGAKFDFHEITTTSIDELCTFFDRVKPEFICGHNFINFDKIFLSNTKFNPHLKIPIIDTLYLSMLLFPCKKTHKLSKPYKTEINIENQPLGDVKETHALFSFLDDKFSSLPENLKQIYAKLLSKNEYFSGYFLYKSINFTNINIFENIKNLVHCKSDEFEILELTNPLELAFCIAFLYTDKKASFSYALLQKYPLIAKMLKILTYKQPDIYKFSKNEFGFDTFKEFEPNDPTLFNAKISQADIINSALKDESLLAVLPTGGGKTFVFLLPALIKASIYKALTIVISPLQALMKNHCDSFKEKNNNFSVKALSGYLSPVERSNILTEVANGTVDVLYIAPEALRSNSVFNAIKRRIIDRFIIDEAHCFSAWGHDFRHDYYFIAPTIKELESINEFQHKIPVSCFTATAKPEVIDDIKNYFKDFLNLNFCEFIASAIRSNLDYTAIKLDKKEEKFDTLVKEILKIGKIPTIIYLPQNALGCKTLSQKLNDDERLSELNLVIEPFYSNLDNDIENGSRTGRNKNEILDGFIKDEINIVVATTAFGMGIDKPNIGAVIHYEQSDSLESYLQESGRGARDKNIRAMCIIIYTSDEFNRSFNHLNRNKVRRAQIQAVVNFLKKRKQTIVRVSSKEIAKGIGLNLDEHEIIIKTAILELEKAGIIRRLRDKTQIFATSVSSNMDEISSTIEAKYKTLKELKEKMILIMQNIIQRSKKEPIEIYDLAEILGFKKGEVFESLNALQSENLIAFDDQISINIKNKIKAELNEHFLKEREILNFILSLPEYQKSFNVKDIYGKVAKEVIQSWTHLSKLKTNCFNASFKENICTFEISDKKTLKKIVNCRINLCEHIVEMLRVELGNQKEAEIEVALNDITGEFKFTIDGIHHTIVYLNDILDSFELRRGRLIYYKAFCIEKLEPLLNGSGVIYKDKEHYTTLKNYYARKVEALHIQLRFLDIVKNKDNELANNFIKDYFSLDYSFFKKKYKFDEKLIKLPLTKDKYEEILFDLNSEQKAVFDDKNSSAIMVLAGPGSGKTKTLVHKIASLITAEGANPEYFLMLAHSRVAVNEFRQRLKDLVGAEIMSGIKIVTFHAFALDLLDKGVKSSEELKNCIKDATKLLKDNKINFPYLEMMVIDEYQDVGKESYEFIKEIYKKMSKDRRIIAVGDDDQCIKNFGNDAANIEFIAKFKDDFSELLDDKNEIFNSYSLITNYRSMANLVKFANSFRNEFKHKLKAKDLISHQNGNADITLTKFSKNIPNLSNLIKQDKNRSIAILARTNDEVISIYSNLKEAGIKADYITSKDGFRLGNLDELRFFYDEFLVLSFEKAYQKLWQKFKNSKNLALVSLVIDKFKNDNEEYWENLEYIRAKFGEYLHSIEFEEFEKTTQKVVVTTIHKSKGKEFDSVYIVANFKPKDEYEKRLLYVGITRAKSALHIISNLEIFDKYKEFYTAKYETTNFDNESKKLVFMMGLSDIFIENSAATKNIIKSNLKAGDYVKVVKKNNKILLFKDRNLVGLLASKNGNRVSDKIEKFQLLGYSLDEEAQVEFIVRRYSEDNSYYLNPLCLISMSKLN, from the coding sequence TTGGAAACAATTGCATTTGTAGATCTAGAAGTTGGAGTTATCTCAAAGCGTATTTATAAAATTGGTGCTAAATTTGACTTTCATGAAATAACTACAACCTCAATAGATGAGCTGTGTACTTTTTTTGATAGAGTTAAGCCTGAGTTTATTTGTGGACATAACTTTATAAATTTTGATAAGATTTTTTTATCAAACACCAAATTTAATCCGCACCTTAAAATCCCGATCATTGATACTCTTTATTTATCAATGCTGCTTTTTCCTTGCAAGAAAACCCATAAACTTTCTAAACCATACAAAACAGAGATAAATATAGAAAATCAACCACTTGGTGATGTTAAAGAAACACATGCTCTTTTTAGCTTTTTAGATGATAAATTCAGCTCTTTACCAGAAAATTTAAAACAAATTTATGCTAAACTTCTAAGCAAAAATGAGTATTTTAGTGGATATTTTCTTTATAAAAGTATAAATTTTACTAATATCAATATCTTTGAAAATATTAAAAACTTAGTTCATTGCAAAAGTGATGAATTTGAAATTTTAGAGCTTACAAATCCTTTAGAGCTAGCCTTTTGTATAGCTTTTTTATATACCGATAAAAAAGCATCTTTTTCATACGCCCTACTGCAAAAATATCCACTTATAGCTAAAATGCTAAAAATTTTAACCTACAAACAGCCAGATATTTATAAATTTAGTAAAAATGAGTTTGGGTTTGATACATTTAAGGAATTTGAACCAAATGATCCAACTCTTTTTAATGCTAAAATTTCACAAGCTGACATTATCAACTCAGCACTTAAAGATGAGAGTTTGTTAGCAGTTTTACCTACTGGTGGAGGTAAAACTTTTGTCTTTTTGCTTCCAGCTCTTATTAAAGCTAGTATCTATAAAGCACTAACTATAGTTATATCTCCTCTGCAAGCACTTATGAAAAATCACTGCGATAGCTTTAAAGAAAAAAATAATAATTTCTCTGTAAAAGCACTAAGTGGATATCTAAGCCCAGTTGAGCGTTCAAATATACTTACAGAAGTTGCAAATGGCACAGTTGATGTTTTATACATCGCTCCAGAAGCCCTTAGATCAAATAGTGTATTTAATGCTATAAAAAGGCGTATAATAGATAGATTTATAATAGATGAAGCTCACTGTTTTTCAGCTTGGGGGCATGATTTTAGACATGATTACTATTTCATAGCTCCAACCATCAAAGAACTAGAAAGCATCAATGAATTTCAACACAAAATTCCAGTATCATGCTTTACAGCAACTGCAAAACCTGAAGTTATAGATGATATAAAAAATTACTTTAAAGATTTTTTAAACTTAAACTTTTGTGAGTTTATCGCTTCAGCTATTCGCTCAAATCTTGATTACACAGCAATCAAACTAGACAAAAAAGAGGAAAAATTTGATACATTAGTTAAAGAAATTTTAAAAATTGGTAAAATTCCAACTATTATATACCTACCACAAAATGCACTTGGATGCAAAACACTAAGCCAAAAACTAAATGATGACGAAAGGCTAAGTGAGCTAAATTTAGTCATAGAGCCGTTTTATTCTAACCTCGATAATGACATAGAAAATGGTAGCAGAACAGGAAGAAATAAAAATGAAATTTTAGATGGCTTTATTAAAGATGAGATTAATATTGTTGTAGCAACAACTGCCTTTGGTATGGGCATAGATAAACCAAACATAGGAGCAGTTATTCACTATGAGCAATCTGATTCGCTTGAAAGTTATCTTCAAGAAAGTGGACGAGGAGCAAGAGATAAGAACATAAGAGCAATGTGCATCATAATCTATACATCAGATGAATTTAACCGCTCTTTTAATCACTTAAATAGAAATAAAGTAAGAAGAGCACAAATTCAAGCTGTTGTAAATTTCCTTAAAAAAAGAAAGCAAACCATAGTAAGAGTATCTTCAAAGGAGATAGCAAAAGGTATAGGTCTTAACCTAGATGAGCATGAAATAATTATAAAAACAGCTATTTTAGAGCTTGAAAAAGCTGGTATTATAAGGCGTCTTAGAGATAAAACGCAAATTTTTGCAACTTCAGTAAGCTCTAATATGGATGAAATTTCAAGTACAATAGAAGCAAAATATAAAACCCTTAAAGAACTTAAAGAAAAAATGATTCTTATAATGCAAAATATCATTCAAAGAAGTAAAAAAGAGCCTATTGAAATTTATGATTTAGCTGAAATTTTAGGCTTTAAAAAAGGTGAAGTTTTTGAGTCTTTAAACGCTTTACAAAGTGAAAATTTAATAGCCTTTGATGATCAAATTTCTATAAATATCAAAAACAAAATCAAAGCTGAGTTAAATGAGCATTTCTTAAAAGAGAGAGAAATTTTAAACTTTATTCTAAGTTTGCCAGAGTATCAAAAAAGTTTTAATGTTAAAGATATTTATGGAAAAGTTGCAAAAGAAGTAATTCAAAGTTGGACTCACCTTTCAAAACTTAAAACAAACTGTTTTAATGCTAGTTTTAAAGAAAACATTTGCACTTTTGAAATTTCAGATAAAAAAACTTTAAAAAAAATAGTTAATTGTAGAATTAATTTATGTGAGCATATAGTAGAAATGCTTAGAGTTGAGCTTGGAAACCAAAAAGAAGCAGAGATAGAAGTTGCACTAAATGATATAACAGGAGAGTTTAAATTTACTATAGATGGCATTCATCATACTATAGTTTATCTTAATGATATACTTGATAGCTTTGAGTTAAGGCGTGGAAGGCTGATTTATTATAAAGCGTTTTGCATAGAAAAGCTTGAACCACTTTTAAATGGTAGTGGTGTTATTTATAAAGATAAAGAGCACTATACAACACTTAAAAACTACTATGCAAGAAAAGTAGAAGCCCTTCATATACAGCTTAGATTTTTGGACATTGTAAAAAACAAGGATAATGAACTAGCTAATAACTTTATAAAAGACTACTTCAGTCTTGATTACTCTTTTTTCAAGAAGAAGTATAAGTTTGATGAAAAACTTATAAAACTACCACTTACAAAAGATAAATATGAAGAGATTTTATTTGACTTAAATAGCGAACAAAAAGCAGTATTTGATGATAAAAATAGTTCAGCAATCATGGTTTTAGCAGGTCCTGGAAGTGGCAAAACAAAAACTTTAGTTCATAAAATAGCATCTCTTATCACAGCAGAAGGAGCAAACCCAGAGTACTTTTTAATGTTAGCCCACTCAAGAGTTGCAGTTAATGAATTTAGACAAAGACTTAAAGATTTGGTGGGAGCTGAGATAATGAGTGGCATTAAAATAGTTACATTTCACGCTTTTGCTCTTGATCTTTTAGATAAGGGCGTTAAAAGTAGCGAGGAACTAAAAAACTGCATAAAAGATGCTACTAAGCTTTTAAAGGATAATAAAATAAATTTTCCATATCTTGAAATGATGGTTATTGATGAGTATCAAGATGTAGGAAAAGAAAGCTATGAATTTATAAAAGAAATTTATAAAAAAATGAGTAAAGATAGACGAATAATAGCAGTTGGAGATGATGATCAATGCATCAAAAACTTTGGTAATGATGCAGCAAATATAGAATTTATAGCAAAATTTAAGGATGATTTTAGTGAGTTGTTAGATGATAAAAATGAAATTTTTAACTCCTACTCGCTTATTACAAACTACAGAAGCATGGCAAATTTAGTGAAATTTGCAAATTCTTTTAGAAATGAGTTTAAACACAAACTTAAAGCCAAAGATCTTATATCTCATCAAAATGGCAATGCAGATATAACACTAACAAAATTTAGTAAAAATATTCCAAATTTGAGTAATCTTATAAAGCAAGATAAAAATAGATCCATAGCTATCTTAGCTAGAACAAACGATGAGGTTATATCAATTTACTCAAATCTTAAAGAAGCTGGCATAAAGGCTGATTATATAACTTCAAAAGATGGATTTAGGCTTGGTAATTTGGATGAACTTAGATTTTTTTATGATGAATTTTTGGTATTAAGCTTTGAAAAAGCATATCAAAAATTATGGCAAAAATTTAAAAACTCTAAAAATCTCGCCCTTGTCTCCTTAGTTATAGATAAATTCAAAAATGATAATGAAGAGTATTGGGAAAATCTAGAGTATATAAGAGCTAAATTTGGGGAGTATTTACACAGTATTGAGTTTGAAGAATTTGAAAAAACAACTCAAAAAGTTGTTGTTACAACTATACATAAATCAAAAGGCAAGGAATTTGACTCTGTATATATAGTAGCAAATTTTAAACCAAAAGATGAGTATGAAAAAAGACTTTTATATGTTGGTATAACTAGAGCAAAATCAGCTCTTCATATAATTTCAAATTTAGAAATTTTTGATAAATATAAAGAATTTTATACCGCTAAGTATGAAACTACAAACTTTGACAATGAAAGCAAAAAATTGGTTTTTATGATGGGTTTAAGTGATATTTTTATAGAAAATAGTGCTGCTACTAAAAACATTATAAAATCAAATTTAAAAGCTGGCGATTATGTAAAAGTTGTTAAAAAAAATAATAAAATCTTGCTTTTTAAAGACCGAAATTTAGTTGGACTTCTAGCAAGCAAAAATGGTAACAGAGTAAGTGATAAAATAGAAAAATTTCAACTCCTTGGATATAGTTTAGATGAAGAAGCACAAGTGGAATTTATAGTTAGAAGATATAGCGAAGATAACTCTTACTATCTAAATCCACTCTGCTTAATATCAATGAGTAAACTTAACTAA
- a CDS encoding ABC transporter permease, whose product MRLAALIIKEFLAIKNDKKSLFLIFVTPFIQLFIFAFAINLDVKNIDIAVLNHSGSDTSLEILRNFKGSNYVRTIKTVKSMDEAKHLIDKKEVIGVVVFGENLENDGVGIFLDGRRSNNAGITLNYLNSIIQNTLNKEENSKLIIRNLYNPNLNNYWWILPNIFGAITLTSSIMLTAMSIAREREIGTFEQILVSPLSSLEILIGKLIPPFLISMIISTLMLGIVFFGFKVPLLGPLWLLYLGVMAFLFSICSIGLFISTISFSQQQATLYAFIFLIPSFLLSGFATAVDNMPSWLIPFTDFISLKFYLSFTKGIFLKDISFFQSLEYILPMIGLGGLSFVMAWLLFKKQTS is encoded by the coding sequence TTGAGATTAGCTGCACTTATTATAAAGGAATTTTTAGCTATTAAAAATGATAAAAAAAGCCTTTTTTTGATATTTGTTACACCTTTTATACAGCTTTTTATCTTTGCTTTTGCTATAAATTTGGATGTTAAAAACATTGATATTGCTGTTTTAAACCACAGCGGAAGCGATACTAGTTTAGAAATTTTAAGAAATTTCAAAGGCTCAAACTATGTAAGAACTATAAAAACAGTAAAAAGCATGGACGAAGCAAAGCATTTAATAGATAAAAAAGAGGTGATTGGAGTAGTTGTTTTTGGAGAAAATTTAGAAAATGATGGGGTTGGGATTTTTCTTGATGGAAGGCGTTCAAACAACGCTGGGATCACGCTAAACTACCTAAATAGCATCATACAAAATACGCTTAATAAAGAAGAAAACTCAAAGCTGATAATTAGAAATTTATACAACCCAAACTTAAATAACTACTGGTGGATACTTCCAAATATCTTTGGTGCCATAACGCTAACATCATCTATAATGCTTACAGCCATGAGTATAGCAAGAGAGCGTGAGATAGGCACTTTTGAGCAGATTTTAGTATCGCCACTTTCATCTTTAGAAATTCTCATTGGAAAGCTAATTCCGCCATTTTTAATAAGCATGATAATATCAACGCTTATGCTAGGAATTGTATTTTTTGGATTTAAAGTCCCACTTCTTGGACCTCTTTGGCTTTTATATCTTGGTGTGATGGCGTTTTTATTTAGCATATGTAGCATCGGACTTTTTATCTCAACGATATCATTTTCACAGCAACAAGCCACGCTTTATGCTTTTATATTTTTAATTCCGTCATTTTTACTTTCAGGTTTTGCCACAGCGGTGGATAATATGCCATCTTGGCTTATACCATTTACAGATTTTATATCACTTAAATTTTATCTATCATTTACTAAAGGTATTTTTCTAAAAGATATATCATTTTTTCAAAGCTTAGAGTATATTTTACCGATGATTGGACTTGGAGGGCTTTCATTTGTTATGGCGTGGCTACTTTTTAAAAAGCAAACTTCGTAA
- a CDS encoding ABC transporter permease — translation MIRRIKAVAIKETIGVFRDVSSILIAFVMPMILLFLMGYAVSLDPKKINYAVVSYENSKIEKSIISNFLGSKYFDLETGRDKNEMLKKLDSGSLQAVLILDPKFSTNYKALLLVDGTEPNTAGYIAKYTADIFSKSFENTPNLEIKSRIWFNETANSSYFLIPGSIAVIMTLIGTLLTALVIAREWERGTMEALLSTPVRLSEILIGKTIPYFFLSLISMFICFVVAYFWYEVPFRGSIGMLILISVFYLFPALSIGLLISTIAKNQFIASMASLIVGFLPAFLISGAVFEIDAMPKALQYLSYAIHARYFVSSLQTIFLVGDLYEILLYEVAGMIGIGMVFIFLVSRRLKRSLD, via the coding sequence ATGATTAGAAGAATAAAAGCAGTTGCTATAAAAGAAACTATTGGAGTTTTTAGAGATGTTAGTTCTATACTAATCGCATTTGTAATGCCGATGATTTTACTTTTTTTGATGGGTTATGCTGTCTCGCTTGATCCTAAAAAGATAAATTACGCCGTTGTTAGCTACGAAAACTCAAAAATAGAAAAAAGCATTATTTCAAATTTTTTAGGCTCAAAATACTTTGACTTAGAAACTGGTAGAGATAAAAACGAAATGTTAAAAAAGCTTGATAGCGGATCCTTACAAGCTGTGCTTATATTAGATCCAAAATTTAGCACAAACTACAAAGCCTTGCTTTTAGTAGATGGAACTGAGCCAAACACAGCAGGTTATATAGCTAAATACACAGCTGATATTTTTAGCAAAAGTTTTGAAAATACGCCAAATTTGGAGATTAAATCAAGAATTTGGTTTAACGAAACAGCAAATAGTAGCTATTTTTTAATACCAGGATCCATTGCTGTTATTATGACTTTAATAGGCACTCTTCTAACTGCTTTGGTAATAGCTAGAGAGTGGGAAAGAGGAACTATGGAAGCACTTCTTTCAACGCCTGTTAGACTTAGTGAGATACTAATTGGTAAAACCATACCTTACTTTTTTTTATCACTAATATCAATGTTTATATGCTTTGTAGTGGCGTATTTTTGGTATGAAGTGCCGTTTCGCGGAAGTATTGGGATGCTTATTTTAATAAGCGTTTTTTATCTATTTCCAGCTTTAAGCATTGGATTACTTATTTCCACCATCGCTAAAAATCAATTCATCGCCTCAATGGCATCACTTATAGTTGGGTTTTTACCAGCGTTTCTTATATCAGGGGCTGTTTTTGAGATAGATGCTATGCCAAAGGCACTTCAGTATCTATCATACGCAATACATGCAAGATACTTTGTAAGCTCACTTCAAACTATATTTTTAGTTGGGGATTTATATGAAATTTTACTTTATGAAGTAGCTGGGATGATAGGCATTGGAATGGTGTTTATTTTCCTTGTTTCAAGGAGATTAAAAAGGAGTTTGGATTGA